The following are from one region of the Thermococcus cleftensis genome:
- a CDS encoding deoxyribonuclease IV, giving the protein MFKVDRLRFGTAGIPLSTPKRSTIDGIVHVRNLGLDAMELEFVRGVNLKPELAKKIKYVARKHDVLLTAHAPYYINLNAKEREKVEASKRRIIQSAERLYDAGGWSVVFHAGYYLKQDPAKVYGRIRDELKAIERELMDRGVKVWLRPELTGKPTQFGDLKELVKLSEELETVLPTIDFAHAHARNAGRCNTVEEWREMLGFMEDRLGREALDNMHIHISGINYTAKGERNHLNLQESDMNWEDLLRVLKEFRVKGVVISESPNIEGDALLMKKKYEEIKV; this is encoded by the coding sequence ATGTTCAAGGTGGACAGGCTTCGCTTTGGCACGGCCGGAATACCCCTCTCAACGCCGAAACGCTCAACCATCGACGGCATAGTCCACGTGAGGAACCTCGGGCTGGACGCTATGGAGCTGGAATTCGTCAGGGGAGTGAACCTCAAGCCAGAGCTGGCGAAGAAGATCAAGTACGTGGCAAGGAAGCACGACGTCCTCCTAACGGCCCACGCGCCCTACTACATCAACCTGAACGCGAAGGAGAGGGAAAAGGTCGAGGCGAGCAAGAGGAGGATAATCCAGAGCGCCGAGAGGCTCTACGATGCCGGCGGCTGGAGCGTGGTATTTCATGCGGGCTACTACCTCAAGCAGGACCCGGCGAAGGTCTACGGCAGGATAAGGGACGAGCTGAAGGCGATAGAGCGCGAGCTGATGGACCGGGGCGTCAAGGTCTGGCTCAGGCCCGAGCTTACAGGGAAGCCAACCCAGTTCGGAGACCTGAAGGAACTCGTGAAGCTCAGCGAGGAGCTTGAGACGGTTCTGCCAACGATAGACTTCGCGCACGCGCACGCGAGGAACGCAGGCAGGTGCAACACCGTCGAAGAGTGGCGCGAGATGCTGGGCTTTATGGAGGACAGGCTCGGTAGGGAGGCACTCGACAACATGCACATCCACATAAGCGGCATAAACTACACCGCAAAGGGCGAAAGGAACCACCTTAACCTTCAGGAGAGCGACATGAACTGGGAGGACCTGCTCAGGGTTCTCAAGGAGTTCCGCGTTAAGGGCGTCGTCATAAGCGAGAGCCCAAACATTGAAGGCGATGCACTCCTGATGAAGAAAAAGTACGAGGAGATAAAGGTCTAG
- a CDS encoding DmpA family aminopeptidase — protein sequence MKAPELGIEIGLHPHGKRNSMADLGVRVGHSTIIEGEDVRTGVTVLLPPVKNPYRERLFASTFVMNGFSKPIGFIQVEELGYIETPIALTNTLSVYTVANAMVKHMIKLNPELRSVSPVVMECNDSYLNNIRKLAVKEEHYSEAVKRAKLDFEEGSVGAGTGMSAFEFKGGIGSSSRVVEIGGEEYTVASLVLANFGRREDLTVAGVPVGLELRDYPGRGTSGRGSISIVVATDAPLTARQLGRLAKRAVVGLARTGGYAYHGSGDVVLAFSTAQTVPLDKEAHLLSFLPDNALSRLFRAAAEATEEAIINALLQAKTLEGNGHVRYALPVEKFLGIMERYGRAGKA from the coding sequence ATGAAGGCCCCCGAGCTGGGAATAGAGATCGGACTTCACCCTCACGGAAAGAGGAACTCAATGGCGGACTTGGGCGTTAGAGTCGGCCACTCGACGATAATCGAGGGGGAAGACGTTAGGACCGGCGTTACCGTTCTGCTTCCCCCCGTCAAGAACCCCTACAGGGAGAGGCTCTTTGCTTCAACTTTCGTCATGAACGGCTTCTCAAAGCCCATCGGTTTTATCCAGGTGGAGGAGCTCGGCTACATTGAGACGCCGATAGCTCTAACAAACACCCTGAGCGTTTACACCGTGGCAAACGCGATGGTCAAGCACATGATCAAGCTGAACCCGGAGCTGAGGAGCGTTTCTCCGGTAGTTATGGAGTGCAACGACTCCTACCTGAACAACATAAGGAAGCTCGCCGTTAAAGAGGAGCACTATTCCGAGGCCGTCAAAAGGGCCAAACTCGACTTTGAGGAGGGTTCGGTCGGAGCTGGGACGGGAATGAGCGCCTTCGAGTTCAAGGGCGGAATAGGCTCCTCCTCGCGGGTGGTGGAAATCGGCGGGGAGGAGTACACCGTCGCCTCGCTCGTCCTGGCGAACTTTGGGAGGCGGGAGGACCTGACGGTGGCCGGCGTTCCGGTCGGGCTCGAGCTGAGGGACTACCCGGGCAGGGGGACCTCTGGAAGGGGGAGCATCTCCATCGTCGTTGCCACGGACGCGCCTTTGACCGCGAGGCAGCTCGGGAGGCTCGCGAAGAGGGCAGTAGTTGGCCTTGCAAGAACCGGCGGCTACGCCTACCACGGGAGCGGTGACGTGGTGCTGGCCTTCTCCACCGCCCAGACCGTCCCTCTGGATAAGGAAGCTCATCTACTCAGCTTCCTGCCGGACAACGCTCTGAGCCGGCTCTTTAGAGCGGCGGCCGAGGCAACGGAGGAGGCTATAATCAACGCGCTCCTCCAGGCGAAAACTTTAGAGGGCAACGGACACGTAAGGTACGCGTTACCGGTCGAGAAATTTCTTGGTATAATGGAGAGGTACGGAAGAGCTGGAAAGGCCTAG
- a CDS encoding ABC transporter ATP-binding protein encodes MVRVELRGVVKEWEDFRLEIGELKVRDGEFLTLLGPSGCGKTTTLRMIAGFEKPDRGEILFDGRRVNGLPPYERGIGIVFQDYALFPHMTAFKNVAFGLEMKKLPKAEIERKVRWALRLVGLEGLENRYPEQLSGGQQQRVALARALVVEPDVLLLDEPLSNLDAKIRERLRGEIKRIQRELGITTIYVTHDQEEAMAVSDRIAVMNVGRIEQVGKPLELYYRPKTEFVARFLGLSNILELEAENGMACLGGLCFDVGREGKVRVFFRPESVHIKPGDAAEVLDYELLPGRIRLRLGIGDKVILAERFLDEIPFDVEEMPERVGIEVRSFSVLG; translated from the coding sequence ATGGTGAGGGTAGAGCTAAGGGGAGTGGTCAAGGAGTGGGAGGATTTTCGGCTTGAGATAGGCGAGTTGAAAGTCAGGGACGGCGAGTTCCTCACGCTCCTCGGTCCGAGCGGCTGCGGAAAGACTACAACGCTCAGAATGATAGCGGGCTTTGAAAAGCCTGACAGGGGGGAGATACTCTTCGACGGAAGGCGGGTGAACGGGTTACCCCCCTACGAGCGCGGGATAGGCATAGTCTTCCAGGACTACGCGCTGTTCCCCCACATGACGGCCTTCAAGAACGTTGCCTTCGGGCTGGAGATGAAAAAGCTCCCGAAGGCCGAGATTGAAAGAAAGGTGAGATGGGCGCTCCGGCTGGTCGGTCTGGAGGGGCTTGAAAACCGCTATCCGGAGCAGCTGAGCGGCGGCCAGCAGCAGCGCGTGGCCCTCGCGAGGGCACTCGTTGTGGAGCCGGACGTTCTGCTCCTCGACGAGCCGCTCAGCAACCTCGACGCGAAGATAAGGGAGAGGCTTAGAGGGGAGATAAAGAGAATCCAGCGCGAGCTTGGAATAACGACGATATACGTCACCCACGACCAGGAGGAGGCGATGGCGGTAAGCGACAGGATAGCGGTGATGAACGTCGGAAGGATAGAGCAGGTCGGAAAGCCGCTGGAGCTCTACTACCGTCCAAAGACGGAGTTCGTGGCGCGCTTCCTTGGCCTGAGCAACATACTGGAGCTCGAAGCGGAGAACGGAATGGCCTGCCTCGGAGGGCTGTGCTTCGACGTGGGGAGGGAAGGAAAGGTCAGGGTCTTCTTCCGGCCCGAGAGTGTCCACATAAAACCCGGCGACGCGGCGGAGGTTCTCGACTACGAACTCCTTCCCGGCAGGATAAGGCTGAGGCTCGGGATTGGAGATAAGGTAATCCTCGCGGAGCGCTTCCTGGACGAGATTCCCTTCGATGTCGAGGAGATGCCGGAGAGGGTTGGCATTGAGGTGAGGAGCTTCTCGGTGCTGGGGTGA
- a CDS encoding ABC transporter permease yields MRVKPSKLFLLIPLAFLLVFFYVPLASILKTALWENGFTLRHISAVLANDYHRRVIVFTIGQAIASTLLTLALGLPGAYIFARYDFPGKRVIKAVLTVPFVMPSVMVALGYILLFGKSGIITGLIGRDPGILYSWKGILLAHAFYNFPIVIRMVSSLWQRINPHYEEAAMALGARGWTLFRKVTLPMISPAIFASAMLTFVFCFLSFSIPLIIGGYRYATIEVDIFTSIMVLLDFKTGSALAIIQILLSMGFMYLYLRALDSYAKREEQRVFRRPVPFTRRDWLSVKGLLVGVYSLIVFVFIVSPLLAVLYDSLRFSGQWSLEWYRRIFSTEYNPMFGATTLDAIRNSLTFGLATVVLSVLVALPIAYALHRWNFRGKRLFDVLVMLPLASSAITLGLGYIRVFHTTPLYFTAWIIIAAHTVIAYPFVLRAVSTSLKKIRPNLFEAALSLGAREWKAFLRVELPLALGGVIVGAIFAFAMSIAELGATYMLAKPEYTTMTVAIYKFLGARQFGSASALAVLLMAVSTLAFMVIERVGEEVW; encoded by the coding sequence ATGAGGGTGAAGCCTTCGAAGCTCTTCCTGCTAATTCCTCTGGCGTTCCTGCTGGTCTTCTTCTACGTTCCCCTAGCGAGCATACTAAAAACGGCTCTGTGGGAAAACGGATTCACGCTCAGGCACATCTCGGCCGTCCTGGCAAACGACTACCACAGGAGAGTCATCGTCTTCACGATAGGACAGGCAATAGCTTCAACCCTGCTGACGCTCGCCCTCGGCCTCCCCGGGGCGTACATCTTCGCCAGGTACGACTTCCCCGGGAAGAGGGTCATAAAGGCCGTCCTGACGGTTCCCTTCGTCATGCCCAGCGTGATGGTCGCCCTGGGGTACATTCTCCTATTCGGGAAGAGCGGGATAATCACGGGACTCATCGGCCGCGACCCCGGAATCCTCTACTCCTGGAAGGGAATCCTCCTCGCCCATGCCTTCTACAACTTCCCGATAGTTATACGCATGGTCTCGTCGCTGTGGCAGAGAATAAACCCCCACTACGAGGAGGCGGCGATGGCCCTGGGGGCGAGGGGCTGGACGCTCTTCCGCAAGGTTACCCTGCCGATGATATCCCCGGCGATTTTTGCCTCGGCGATGCTCACCTTCGTGTTCTGCTTCCTGAGCTTCTCCATACCCCTTATCATAGGCGGCTACCGCTACGCCACCATAGAGGTGGACATCTTCACCTCGATAATGGTCCTCCTCGACTTCAAGACCGGCTCGGCGCTGGCCATAATCCAGATACTCCTCAGCATGGGCTTCATGTACCTCTACCTGAGGGCACTCGACAGCTACGCCAAGCGCGAGGAGCAGAGGGTTTTCAGGAGGCCGGTTCCCTTCACGAGGCGCGACTGGCTGAGCGTCAAGGGACTGCTCGTTGGAGTCTACTCCCTAATCGTCTTCGTCTTCATAGTCTCCCCCCTCCTGGCCGTTCTCTACGACTCCCTGCGCTTCAGCGGTCAGTGGAGCCTGGAGTGGTACAGGAGGATATTCTCAACCGAGTACAACCCGATGTTCGGAGCGACAACGCTCGACGCGATAAGGAACTCCCTGACCTTCGGCCTCGCCACTGTAGTCCTCTCGGTTCTCGTGGCGTTGCCGATAGCCTACGCCCTCCACCGCTGGAACTTCAGGGGAAAAAGGCTCTTCGACGTTCTGGTAATGCTCCCGCTGGCGAGTTCAGCCATAACCCTCGGTCTGGGATACATAAGGGTCTTCCACACCACGCCCCTGTACTTCACCGCCTGGATAATCATCGCTGCCCACACAGTGATAGCGTATCCCTTCGTCCTCCGCGCCGTTTCCACGAGCCTGAAGAAGATAAGGCCCAACCTCTTCGAGGCGGCGCTGAGCCTGGGAGCCAGGGAGTGGAAGGCCTTCCTGAGGGTGGAGCTTCCGCTGGCACTCGGTGGAGTCATCGTCGGTGCGATATTCGCCTTCGCCATGAGCATAGCCGAGCTGGGGGCGACCTACATGCTGGCAAAACCTGAATACACCACCATGACGGTGGCGATATACAAGTTCCTCGGGGCGAGGCAGTTCGGTTCAGCCTCCGCCCTGGCGGTTCTCCTGATGGCCGTCTCAACTCTGGCCTTCATGGTGATAGAAAGGGTTGGTGAGGAAGTATGGTGA